GCAGCAATGGCCATCAGCGCGATCAGAGAACGCTTCGGTTGATAAAGTGGTGCGTGGTCCATAGTTAGGTTCTTCTTTTTACATGTTTTTCGGATTTGTGAAGCTTTTTTTTCAGAAAAGTTTAAATCCGGGTCTATTTTTTCTTGCTCAGTGTTGTTTGTTCTCCAGTTGTTTTGTTGGCAATGGTTACGGTCTGCGTAGCATTATCAACGGTTTTCAGCGTGTAGGTCTGTTTGGTGTCTCCCGGAATCTGGAAGTCGGCTCCTTCTTCCACTTCGAAGCTGGTGTCCCTCTCGGGGCCGGCGGCGATAGTAAGGTTTGCTTTCTTATCAATGATTGGAATGACGTATTTTGTGCCGCGCCTGATGGTGTAGGTCTGGCCGTTTTTGGTCGGCTTCAGGTCTTTGACAACGGCTTCCTCATCCGTTTCCACCATGTCCAGGCTGGGATTCTTGAATTCCTTGTTGGTGACGCTGACAAGCTCAAACCTGGGCTTGTCTTTCGTGTTTTTCCGGGTGCCGAACTGGCCATTAACCTGGACGACGTTTTTCCAGAGCTCCTGTCTGGCGCGGTTTAATCCCTTGAAAGTAAAATCATTGCCGTCTGCCTGCGTGAAGCCCAGGAAGAAGCCGAACTGCTTGATTTCATCTACAAAGAGCTTGTTGACAAGGGGCGGGTGGCTGTTGGGGTCATTGGGAAGAGTCTTGGCCTCATATTCTTCCTGCACCGTGAACCCGTCGTTGTCAGGGTCGCGGGTGAGGACGTCCGAATAAACGAATTCATTTTCCAGGCCGTTGTCCAGGAACCATTTATTCGGAATATTGCCGTGGATGGGTGGACCGGAGACGATGTCAAAGGGCTCCATCCCCCCCTCCTTGATCCAGAGACTGGGCGCTACAAAGCCCACGTATTGCTGGGTTTCCTGTGCAATGGGCTTGAGCTCATGGGAGGCGGAAAGCTCCTGATTGACCTCCACGGCCTTTTTAATGCCGGCGGGCGGTTCAATCGTCTTTTCTGAAACCTGCGTGGTGAACTTGTACTTGTCATTCAGTCCCAGAAGGGTCAGCGTACCGTAGGCGGCTACCCCCAGGCCCAGCACGATGCCGGAAGCCAGCAGGATTTTGTCGTAGTTTTGTTTTTCAGACATGTTGAAAGTATTTGCTGCGGTTGGTTGCCGTAATTAATCTTCAGACGGTTCCTGCGCCTTGGGCTGGTTGAAGTGGACCAGGTTCAGGGAGACCTGGACAAAGATCTGCTCCTTGCCCATGTAAGGCTTGATGACTTGCTGGATGGCCGGAGCCGCGGCTTGGGCTGCCGCTTCATCCGCCGGCCTCAGGTCCGCCGCTCCCGCCGCAGGCTGTGCCGCGGCAGGCTTGGGCGCCGCCGGTCCGGCAATGGGGGGGGGCATCATCCGTTCATTGCGGATTCTGATGGAGTTGACCGTAAAAAGGTACTCCTGGGAGTCCGTAATGGCGTTCATGGCCTTCAGCACGCTTTCCCGGTCACCCTGGAAGGCGATTTCCAGCGGCATGGGGGACCAGGGAGCCTGGTTGGGCTCCTCAGCTTCCTCTTCCGGGTTGTTCGCCGGGTTTTCAATGGGAAGCTGGGGGCGGTACACCTTGATGAACTTGGTCAGTCCGCAATCCGTCAGCTTGTTGGCGAGGCTGTTGACCGCTTTTAATTCAAAGCCCAGCGTGGAGGCTGCCTGCACGCTGGGGGCCTGGGTGCTGTAAACCTGGAAGCCGAGCCAGGAGGAGGTATCCGTAATCTGGATGTTCTTTTTCTTGCAGGCCGCGATCAGGGCGTCCCTGAACGTTTTCAATTCATTCTGGAACGCGGTGGGCGTGGTGGGAACCAGCGCGGAGGTAGCCAGGAAGGGCTTGTAGGCCGTTTCCAGATTGGCGACTGCCTTGGCATAGCGGTTCAATTCCTTTTCCAGCTCGTTGTTTGACGTGCGGCTTGGCGTGATTTCAGCCGCGTTGGCGGACTTGATTTCCTTGGAGGCGATGCTGATTTTCTTGTCCAGCTCACTGCGTTTGGAATTGACCATGTATCCCGTCACGGATAACCCCACGAATAAGAGAAGCCCCACGCCCGCTACCATGGCGGCGGGCTTGTTGTCTGTAATCCAATTGCTCATAAAATGTGTCTTGTTCGGGTTGGGTAATCTTATTTGTTAAAATGCACGGGAATGGGCGTTTTCAACGGAAGCACCAGCTTGAAGGGAACAAAGGGCCCGGCCGCCGCGTCTATCTTGGCGTCCTTGGCGCCCAGTTCCATGATCTGGCGGGCTTCCAGCTTGACGTCTCCGTGCCTGAAGGTGAACAGGGAGTCCTTGTTCCCGTCTATCTTTGCCTGGAGGTCCTGGACGATTCTTTGGCCGCCCAGGCTGCGACGGACAAAGCCGGTCAGGCGCAGGGCGTTAACGCTGTAGACGGTTTGCTCGTCATCGTTGGCGGCATTTGCGGCGGCTTCCGTCCTGATGTCATCCACCAGGGACGTGTTCTTGTCAGACGTGAAGGAGTCCTTGATGACGGAATAGCCCGTGATCTGGGTGGTATCCTCCGGGTTGAAGTGCGCCAGCGGTTCAAAATCCGTGAACCAGTAGGGATAGTCCTTGTGTTCCGACTGTTCCAGCAGGTGCTTGATAATATCCGCATAACCGTAACGCTGGAGCGTGAGCTGCTGGTAGGCAGCCAGGGTGGAGTCCAGCTTTTTCAGCTCTTGCTCCTTCTGGCGCAGGGCGGATTGTTCCGACTTGATGGAAGTGACGGTGGGCTGGACGTTTGCCAGGGTTTCCTCCGCCTTCTTGACGCCCATGTATCCCGTCACGGCATAGGCCGCGGCGCCGATGACGGCGATGGCGACCCCTGCGATAATGGCGGGCATCTTTTTCTGGTTGGCCCGCTTTTTGGCAATTGCCGTGGGTTCCAGGTCAATGTTGAGGGAAGCCCTGCCGATGGCGTTGACGGCGGTGCCGATCAGGCCGCCCAGGATGAAGGCTTCACGGGAAATGGTGTTGACATCCACGCCGGAGCCCACGCCCACGTTGTGCATGGGGTTGAAGAAGGAGATGGGAATGCCGAGCTTGTCTTCCAGGAATTCCTTGGTGTAGGGCAGGGATGCGCCGCCGCCGCACAGGTAGGCCTTGACGGGCGCGCTTCCGTTCATCTGGGCGCGGTAATGGTTGGTGGTGCGCTGGATTTCAGACGCGAGCCGGGTCATGGCCGTGCGGATGACGGTAGCCAGGTTGGCCGTGGCGGGGTCCAGCCCCTCCGTCTGCCCATTGCTCATGGAAACGAGGCCGCTGGTGGTCTTCAGGCGTTCCGCCTCCATGAAGGGGACGTTGAATTCACGGGCGATGGAGGACGTGACGAAAATGCCGCCTGCGGAAATGCTGCGGGTGAAGAAGCGGCCCTGTTCACTGTAAATGAGGTCCGTGGACTTGGCGCCTATGTCGATGAGCATTACCGGCTCCGTTTCTTCCGGGTAGCTGTCCACATAAGCGTTGTACAGGGAAGTCAGCGCGCAGTCCACCTTGCCGGTGGAAAGTCCGTGGGAGACGATTTCATCATTAAGGGTGTCCAGGTCTTCCGCCTTGATGGCCACCAGGACGGCTTCACGTTCCAGGCCCTTGGCCGGGAGAAGGTGGTAGTCCCACACCACTTCATCCAGCGGGAAGGGGACGTGCTGCTGGGCTTCAAAGCGGATGAGCTGTTCCACATCCGTATCATCCAGGGCCGGAAGCTTGACGAAGCGGATGAATACGGATTGACCGGAAACGGAATAGTTGGCGACGCTGCCTTTGACATTGAGTTCCTGGACGAGGTCGGCGATCGCCTCCCCTATTTTCGTCAGGCGCAAGCCTTCCGCTGACGGGTCCAGCACTACGAGGCGCGTAGCATAGCGGTCCAGAATGAGGGCGTCCTTGGAGGTCTTGGAAAAGACGCCCATGGATACTCTCTGGGAACCTACGTTTAATGCGACGATTTGTCGTGAATTAGCCATGGGTGATTTCTGTTAAATAAAAATGAAAGGTGAATAATGTTGAAAGGCGTTACTCGCCGTCCGCCGCCGGGGTTTCCGCGGGAGCTCCGAACGGGGCGGGAGCCGGGCTGGAAGCCGGCTGCGTACTGTTGGGCCGCATGATTTCCGGATAGCGGTCATACCAGTACACGGAGAAGGGCGTTTCATCCTTGTTCAGCAGGGGATAATAGGAGGTTTCCACGATGCTGGGGGACTGGATGGTCCACCATTTTTCCATCTTGCCGCGTTCAGAGGAGTAGGTGGCGACTATTTTGCCGTTGTATTCCACCACCACGCCCTGGTACTTCACCCATTTGCCCCTGCCGCCTTCGGAACCGGTAATGCGCTTGACGGAAGAGGGGGACAGGTAGACGGAGGCATATGTGGCTTCCCCTACGGGAACGTTGACGTACTTGACTTCCTTGTAAAGTTTCAGGTACTGGCGGGCGCGGTCCGGATTGACCACGGCAATATAAAATTTAAACGTCAGGGAGTCGATGTAGCCGGACTTGGGCGCGGGTGCGGCGTCCACCTTGAAGGGTATCTCAAAATCCGCCCATCTCTTCGGCTTGGGCAGGGGCCGGGGATCGTCCTGGGTCATGACGTTGGGGGACTGGCGCATGTACAGGGACAGCTTCTCCAGTGTGACCTTCACCTGCATTCTGGGGTTGCTGGTGGTTTGCGCCGATGCCACAGGAATGAAAAGCACCGCAGCCAGCATGGCCGTGATAGTGTTAAGGATGGATTTCATAGCACAATTCGATTCCCTGATTAGTTACACCAAAAACCGAACTGTGGCTAGCAAAAATCTCTTGTTTCTTTCCCCGGAACGGGTGCGGCGCGGTCCGGGGCTTCTCCCGGTACAGTCAAGAAAAAATCATGCGGCATGGCTGCGGGCTTGACCTGGAAGGGGTGTTTTCACATGCTCGGCCCATGGCGATTGATTCGGAGCTGCTGGAAAAGTTTTCAGAGGCCCATGGCATTTCAGGGCATGAGGATGAAGTGCGGAACCTTGTGGCGGGGGAGCTGGCGGGATGCGGGGAATTTTCCACCGACGGTTCCGGGTGCCTCTTCTGCACCAATGGTGATTCCGGCCCCCGCGTGATGCTGGCCGCCCACATGGATGAGATTGGCTTCCTGGTGCAGAATATTACCGGGAACGGCTTTCTGCAACTGGTGGGCATAGGCGGCTGGTGGCCGCATACCCTGTTGAGCCAGCGTGTTTTGGTGAAGACGCGCTCCGGCCGCAGCATTCAGGGGGTAATAGGTTCCAAGCCTCCCCATTTTCTGCCGGAAGGCCAGCGCAACAGCGTCATGAGCATGGAAGCCCTGTTTGTGGATGTGGGCGCGGAAAGCGCGGAACAGGCGCGGAATGAATTCGGCATTCACCTGGGTGACCCCGTGGTGCCGGACGTAAAATTCACCTCTCTGGAAAATCCCTTCCGGGTCATGGGCAAGGCCTTTGACAACCGCGCCGGACTTTCCGTGATGATAGAAGCGTTCAAGACGCTGTGCCGGGAGGGGCATCCCAATACCCTGATTGCGGCCGCTACGGTGCAGGAGGAAGTGGGGACCAGGGGCGCCAGGACGGCCGGAGCCGCCATGCGCCCGGATTGCGTCATCGTGCTGGAAGGACCGCCCGCGGACGATACCCCCGGCTTTACATTGCCGGACTCCCAGGGAGTCCTGGGCGGCGGCGTGCAGATCAGGTTGTTTGACCCCACGGCCATCACCAACCCGCGGCTGGCCGCCCTGGCGGAGGAAGCGGCGGTGAAGGCGGGCATCCCCTTCCAGTTAACGGTGCGCCGCTCCGGTGGAACGGATGCGGGCGCCCTTCATCTCTCCGGCAAGGGAGTCCCCTGCATTGTACTGGGAATCCCCACCCGGTACATTCACGCCCATAACGGCGTGCTGGACCTGCGGGATTACCGTGCGGCGGTGGAACTGACGGTGGCGCTGGCGCGTTCCCTGGACCATGAAGCCGTGGAAGCCCTTACCCATTACCTGCCCTGAAAGAAACGCTCATGAACCCGACTGCTTACGTACACGACCTGGACCCCGTCATCTGGCAGGTTACGGACTCCATCGCCCTGCGCTGGTATGGCCTGGCCTACCTGATGGGCTTCATAGGAGGATACTTTCTGCTCTCCTGGCTGTCCCGCCGGAAGCTGTACCCCGTTCCGCAGGACAAGCTGGCGGACTTTGTCACCTATGTAGCGATCTTCGGCGTCCTGATCGGCGGACGGCTGGGATACGTGCTCTTTTACCAGATACCCAATCATGGCTGGTCCCAGTTTCTGGCTGACCCATTGATGGCCTTGCGGGTATGGGAGGGAGGCATGGCCAGCCACGGGGGAATGATCGGCGTGGGGCTGTATACGTTTTATTATGCGTGGAAGCACCGCGTCAAATGGGTGGCCCTGCTGGACGGCCTGGCTATTGTAGCGCCCGTGGGGCTGTTCTTTGGCCGCATGGCCAACTTTATCAACGGGGAACTGTATGGGCGCATTGTCTCCCCCGGCTCCACGCAGGGAATGATCTTTCCGGCGGAACTTTCCCAGGATCCGGACCTGTTTGTCCGCGTGGCCTCCCGCATTTATGAAACGCCCGGCCTGGTAGACAAGCTTTCCCTTTCCGGGGTGGCCGTTCCGGAGCACATGAACGCCGCCTGGGTGGTTGACCGGGTGAGGGATACGCCCGCCATCAAGGAAATTGTGAGCGAAATGATGCAGGACCATGCGCGCTACCCCTCCCAATTATATGAGGCATTTGCGGAAGGGGTGCTTCTTTTTGCGGTTCTGTGGTTCATCCGGGTGAAATTCCCGCGTGCCTGGAATGGCGTCTTCTGCGGCGTCTTTGCCATTCTGTATGCTATTGGCAGAATCGTCTGCGAGGAATACCGGGAGCCGGATTCCCCCTTCTCCATGGGCCTGACCCGCGGGCAGTTCCTCTCCGTCTTCCTCGTTCTGGTGGGCGTGGCTTTCTTGATCTATGCCTTTAAAACCAGGCAGACGGTTCAGGAATGCACCTTCTATGATCCGGAGAAGAAGAACAAGGAGGAATCAGCCGGGAAGACTGCTTAAAACGGGTCCAGGTCAAAGTTGCCTGTCTTGGGAATGCTGCTGGATGGTCCGCCTTTGAAAATGGAGGAAATCCCGCTGGCGAAAAGCCGCAGGTTCCGCTGGTCAAAGGCGAAGCGTTCAAACTCCTTCACGGAAAACAGGGTGATGGGGTCCGTATTGTAAGCCTTGAACTCCATGATGCTGGTGCCCGTGCGCATGTCGGACAGGCGCCCTTCAATGCCCACGTCTCCGCTCATTAAATTGCCCAGGATCAGGGAAGTGCCCGGCAGGGGGGAGGCCAGGGAAACCAGGTCGGAAAGGACATTGCCGCCCACGTCCGTGGGCTTCAGCTTCACCATGGCGATGTAAAGGGTCACGCCTCCCGGGGCGGGGCGGTCAACCAATTGCCACTTGATTTTTCCTCCGGTCTGCTTGGCCCTCTCTTCCAGCACCCTTTGGATGTCTTTCTGGAGCTCTGTTCTGAACTGTGCCGCCAGGGCCGGAGCTTCCTTCGGGAACTTGGCCTTGATATAATCAATATTGACGGGCGCTACGTATACCTTCAGGCGCGGGGAATTCCAGATGGACTGTTCCGTGGGATTGTACCAGACGCCTTGAAAACAGCTCTGCTTGGGATCCGCCTTAAGGGGATGGGTAATCAAGGGAGAGGTGGGCATGTGCTGGGAGCTGGAACAGGAAAAAACCAGTCCCGTTCCCAATGCCAGCAAGAGCTTTGGAATAGCGCCGTACATGCAGGTTAAGACGGGGGCCGGATGCCCGGTGTTAGAGTCATGACCCGATTGTCATCAAGAGTTTTTCCGGCAGGGAAAAAATCAGGGCTTTACCGGGTTTTCCGCCGGCATTTCCGCAATCTGTGCGGCAAAGCGGTCCAGATTGTACTTGTCACAAGCGAACTCCTCAAAACTGTTGCAGGAGAAAATATTGATGGGGTCCCGGTTGCGTCCGTAAAACTCCTTCAGGGCGGTTCCGTTGTCCAGGGCAGCAATGTTGCCCTCAACTCCTACGGCTCCGGAAGCGAGATGGTTGATGATGAAGGAAATACCTGGAATGGGAGAAACGATGCCCACGCCCAGGGCCGCTACTTTTCCGCCCACGTCCGTGGGCTTCAGATGGACGACCGCCAGGGAAATTTTCACTCCGGGCGTGCGCGGTCGGTCGCTCAGCACCCAATGGGGGTGGTTGCCGGGCTGCGCATTTCTGCGGTCAATGAGAAGGCGCACCTCCTTTTGCATGGAATCCCGGAATTCACGCGCCAGATAAGGGGCTGTTTCCGGAACCCCCCAGAAAAAGGATGGCCGCAGCGGAAAAAAACTGCGCGGAGGAGCATGAAATCCAGAATGGACAAAAGAATCCCCGCGTGC
This DNA window, taken from Akkermansia muciniphila, encodes the following:
- a CDS encoding Amuc_1099 family pilus-like system protein; the protein is MSEKQNYDKILLASGIVLGLGVAAYGTLTLLGLNDKYKFTTQVSEKTIEPPAGIKKAVEVNQELSASHELKPIAQETQQYVGFVAPSLWIKEGGMEPFDIVSGPPIHGNIPNKWFLDNGLENEFVYSDVLTRDPDNDGFTVQEEYEAKTLPNDPNSHPPLVNKLFVDEIKQFGFFLGFTQADGNDFTFKGLNRARQELWKNVVQVNGQFGTRKNTKDKPRFELVSVTNKEFKNPSLDMVETDEEAVVKDLKPTKNGQTYTIRRGTKYVIPIIDKKANLTIAAGPERDTSFEVEEGADFQIPGDTKQTYTLKTVDNATQTVTIANKTTGEQTTLSKKK
- a CDS encoding Amuc_1100 family pilus-like protein, giving the protein MSNWITDNKPAAMVAGVGLLLFVGLSVTGYMVNSKRSELDKKISIASKEIKSANAAEITPSRTSNNELEKELNRYAKAVANLETAYKPFLATSALVPTTPTAFQNELKTFRDALIAACKKKNIQITDTSSWLGFQVYSTQAPSVQAASTLGFELKAVNSLANKLTDCGLTKFIKVYRPQLPIENPANNPEEEAEEPNQAPWSPMPLEIAFQGDRESVLKAMNAITDSQEYLFTVNSIRIRNERMMPPPIAGPAAPKPAAAQPAAGAADLRPADEAAAQAAAPAIQQVIKPYMGKEQIFVQVSLNLVHFNQPKAQEPSED
- a CDS encoding Amuc_1101 family PilM-like pilus complex protein, giving the protein MANSRQIVALNVGSQRVSMGVFSKTSKDALILDRYATRLVVLDPSAEGLRLTKIGEAIADLVQELNVKGSVANYSVSGQSVFIRFVKLPALDDTDVEQLIRFEAQQHVPFPLDEVVWDYHLLPAKGLEREAVLVAIKAEDLDTLNDEIVSHGLSTGKVDCALTSLYNAYVDSYPEETEPVMLIDIGAKSTDLIYSEQGRFFTRSISAGGIFVTSSIAREFNVPFMEAERLKTTSGLVSMSNGQTEGLDPATANLATVIRTAMTRLASEIQRTTNHYRAQMNGSAPVKAYLCGGGASLPYTKEFLEDKLGIPISFFNPMHNVGVGSGVDVNTISREAFILGGLIGTAVNAIGRASLNIDLEPTAIAKKRANQKKMPAIIAGVAIAVIGAAAYAVTGYMGVKKAEETLANVQPTVTSIKSEQSALRQKEQELKKLDSTLAAYQQLTLQRYGYADIIKHLLEQSEHKDYPYWFTDFEPLAHFNPEDTTQITGYSVIKDSFTSDKNTSLVDDIRTEAAANAANDDEQTVYSVNALRLTGFVRRSLGGQRIVQDLQAKIDGNKDSLFTFRHGDVKLEARQIMELGAKDAKIDAAAGPFVPFKLVLPLKTPIPVHFNK
- a CDS encoding Amuc_1102 family pilus-like protein; amino-acid sequence: MKSILNTITAMLAAVLFIPVASAQTTSNPRMQVKVTLEKLSLYMRQSPNVMTQDDPRPLPKPKRWADFEIPFKVDAAPAPKSGYIDSLTFKFYIAVVNPDRARQYLKLYKEVKYVNVPVGEATYASVYLSPSSVKRITGSEGGRGKWVKYQGVVVEYNGKIVATYSSERGKMEKWWTIQSPSIVETSYYPLLNKDETPFSVYWYDRYPEIMRPNSTQPASSPAPAPFGAPAETPAADGE
- a CDS encoding M42 family metallopeptidase translates to MAIDSELLEKFSEAHGISGHEDEVRNLVAGELAGCGEFSTDGSGCLFCTNGDSGPRVMLAAHMDEIGFLVQNITGNGFLQLVGIGGWWPHTLLSQRVLVKTRSGRSIQGVIGSKPPHFLPEGQRNSVMSMEALFVDVGAESAEQARNEFGIHLGDPVVPDVKFTSLENPFRVMGKAFDNRAGLSVMIEAFKTLCREGHPNTLIAAATVQEEVGTRGARTAGAAMRPDCVIVLEGPPADDTPGFTLPDSQGVLGGGVQIRLFDPTAITNPRLAALAEEAAVKAGIPFQLTVRRSGGTDAGALHLSGKGVPCIVLGIPTRYIHAHNGVLDLRDYRAAVELTVALARSLDHEAVEALTHYLP
- the lgt gene encoding prolipoprotein diacylglyceryl transferase, giving the protein MNPTAYVHDLDPVIWQVTDSIALRWYGLAYLMGFIGGYFLLSWLSRRKLYPVPQDKLADFVTYVAIFGVLIGGRLGYVLFYQIPNHGWSQFLADPLMALRVWEGGMASHGGMIGVGLYTFYYAWKHRVKWVALLDGLAIVAPVGLFFGRMANFINGELYGRIVSPGSTQGMIFPAELSQDPDLFVRVASRIYETPGLVDKLSLSGVAVPEHMNAAWVVDRVRDTPAIKEIVSEMMQDHARYPSQLYEAFAEGVLLFAVLWFIRVKFPRAWNGVFCGVFAILYAIGRIVCEEYREPDSPFSMGLTRGQFLSVFLVLVGVAFLIYAFKTRQTVQECTFYDPEKKNKEESAGKTA